A genome region from Desulfovibrio sp. includes the following:
- a CDS encoding rubredoxin, translating into MAEPKDMWRCQMVNCGYVYDPDRGDKRHKIPAGTRFEDLPEDWKCPVCGATKKSFRPLSDEG; encoded by the coding sequence ATGGCTGAACCCAAGGATATGTGGCGTTGCCAGATGGTCAATTGCGGCTACGTTTACGACCCCGACCGGGGCGACAAACGCCACAAGATACCGGCTGGAACCCGTTTTGAAGATCTGCCTGAAGACTGGAAATGCCCTGTTTGCGGGGCAACAAAAAAGAGTTTTCGCCCTTTGAGTGACGAAGGCTAA
- the ybaK gene encoding Cys-tRNA(Pro) deacylase: protein MAAAKVSKTNAARILEGLGIPYELHTADVDENDLSAVTMAHNLGVDPACVFKTLVARGDKTGVLMACIPAAAELDLKALAAASGNKHVEMVPLKDVRPLTGYMRGGCSPLGAKKAYPVFVDENAILLENIFVSAGQRGVQLRLKPDDLLRAVEGQYAPVARI, encoded by the coding sequence ATGGCTGCCGCAAAAGTTTCCAAAACCAATGCCGCCAGAATTCTTGAAGGCCTAGGCATTCCCTACGAACTGCACACCGCTGACGTGGACGAAAATGACCTGTCAGCCGTGACCATGGCACACAATCTGGGCGTTGACCCTGCCTGCGTTTTCAAAACCCTGGTAGCCAGAGGCGACAAAACAGGCGTGCTCATGGCCTGCATCCCCGCTGCTGCGGAGCTTGACCTCAAGGCGCTGGCCGCCGCATCCGGCAACAAGCATGTGGAAATGGTTCCGCTCAAGGATGTTCGCCCCCTCACTGGCTACATGCGCGGCGGCTGCTCCCCGCTTGGAGCCAAGAAGGCCTACCCGGTTTTTGTGGACGAAAACGCCATCCTGCTTGAAAATATCTTTGTGAGCGCAGGCCAGCGCGGCGTTCAGCTGCGTCTCAAGCCGGATGATCTGCTGCGCGCCGTTGAAGGGCAATACGCCCCTGTGGCGCGCATTTAG
- a CDS encoding transcriptional repressor → MAQTQTRMTRQRAVILEELRKLKSHPTADELYSIVRERLPRISLGTVYRNLDFLADSGEIRRLEAAGSTKRFDGDISNHQHVRCIYCGRVGDVEDVKQAPTVEGMQAMGFASILSSRVEYDGVCETCARSLEITQ, encoded by the coding sequence ATGGCTCAAACACAAACACGAATGACCCGGCAGCGGGCAGTTATTTTGGAAGAACTGCGCAAGCTCAAGAGCCATCCTACTGCGGATGAGCTGTACAGCATCGTGCGCGAGCGTTTGCCCCGAATAAGCCTGGGTACTGTGTACAGGAATCTGGATTTTCTGGCAGACAGCGGCGAGATCCGCCGTCTTGAAGCTGCCGGATCAACTAAACGTTTTGATGGCGATATTTCAAACCATCAGCATGTTCGCTGCATTTATTGTGGCCGGGTTGGTGATGTTGAAGACGTCAAGCAGGCCCCCACAGTTGAAGGCATGCAGGCAATGGGTTTTGCGAGTATTTTGAGTTCGCGGGTGGAATACGATGGCGTGTGCGAAACCTGCGCGAGATCGCTTGAAATAACCCAGTAA
- a CDS encoding NlpC/P60 family N-terminal domain-containing protein: MKSRLHLPLLIACFALLAACGGKVIPTRDGDMPTWMGTLEDLRRYPQNLDVYAKAAGEDKLLVSPAEQANQAARFMRITFGPWEMTKTSIRKRDVAVLFNKARGYKIGDVRWTQSEWDAMSANAALGSYPSRSQAAITVRNANLRELPTNEARFSEPTPNPKSNPFDYFQYSLLPVGTPVLIAHTSRDGRWHYVECPVAGGWVADEDLAPVSPEFKYMYRNSTFAALVRDRVNLVTPTGSILANIGALLPMRGGYSSPADAGSGGQAAIELLAPIRGADGMAQLTPVSLTTADAVPWPLRMTPGNVAKVGNFMIGQPYGWGGMFGDRDCSALTRELFTPFGIWLPRNSVAQARTGAVNMLEGMTTAEKEEQILRNGVPFLSLVGMRGHIMLYVGKYNGRPVIFHNVWGVRTVEGSDTDGRFVIGRAVVTSITPGAELKNLYRTTTFADRLRTLSTPADTLQ, from the coding sequence ATGAAATCTCGTCTTCACCTTCCCCTGCTTATCGCCTGTTTTGCCTTGTTGGCCGCATGCGGCGGCAAGGTTATTCCCACGCGCGATGGCGACATGCCCACGTGGATGGGAACCCTGGAAGACCTCCGGCGTTACCCGCAGAATCTGGATGTGTACGCCAAGGCCGCTGGGGAAGACAAACTGCTTGTTTCTCCTGCCGAGCAGGCCAATCAGGCGGCCAGATTTATGCGCATCACCTTTGGCCCGTGGGAAATGACCAAGACCTCCATCCGCAAGCGTGATGTGGCTGTGCTGTTCAACAAGGCGCGCGGCTACAAAATTGGCGATGTACGCTGGACGCAGTCGGAATGGGATGCCATGAGCGCCAACGCGGCTCTGGGCTCCTACCCCTCGCGCAGCCAGGCGGCCATAACCGTGCGCAATGCGAACCTGCGCGAACTGCCCACCAATGAGGCGCGTTTTTCCGAACCCACGCCAAATCCCAAGTCCAATCCCTTTGATTATTTTCAGTATTCCCTTTTGCCCGTGGGCACGCCGGTACTTATCGCGCACACAAGCCGCGATGGCCGCTGGCACTATGTGGAATGCCCTGTGGCTGGCGGCTGGGTGGCGGACGAAGATCTGGCCCCTGTCAGCCCTGAATTCAAATACATGTACCGCAACAGCACTTTTGCGGCCCTGGTGCGCGACCGGGTGAACCTTGTCACGCCCACAGGTTCCATACTTGCCAACATCGGCGCATTGCTGCCCATGCGCGGCGGATACTCTTCGCCTGCGGACGCCGGTTCCGGCGGTCAGGCCGCAATTGAACTGCTTGCCCCCATACGCGGTGCGGACGGTATGGCTCAACTGACCCCGGTGTCACTTACCACAGCAGACGCCGTTCCGTGGCCCCTGCGCATGACCCCTGGCAACGTGGCCAAGGTGGGCAATTTCATGATCGGCCAGCCCTACGGCTGGGGCGGCATGTTCGGCGACAGGGATTGCTCTGCCCTCACACGCGAGCTGTTCACGCCCTTTGGCATCTGGCTGCCGCGCAACTCCGTGGCGCAGGCGCGCACTGGCGCAGTCAACATGCTTGAGGGCATGACCACTGCGGAAAAAGAAGAGCAGATTCTGCGCAACGGCGTTCCCTTCCTCAGCCTTGTGGGCATGCGCGGGCATATCATGCTGTATGTGGGCAAGTATAATGGCCGCCCCGTCATTTTCCACAATGTATGGGGCGTGCGAACGGTTGAGGGCAGCGACACCGATGGCCGCTTTGTTATTGGCAGGGCCGTTGTCACCTCCATCACCCCCGGTGCCGAGCTGAAAAACCTTTACCGTACAACGACGTTTGCCGACAGGCTCCGCACGTTGAGCACCCCGGCGGATACCCTTCAGTGA
- the coaE gene encoding dephospho-CoA kinase (Dephospho-CoA kinase (CoaE) performs the final step in coenzyme A biosynthesis.), giving the protein MTELRHTTTADDAGQRLDRVLHQVASEMSRAALQKAVQAGHCQVDGLPETRVNAKMRAGQTITLRLPETATTLQAEEGHLELLWQDEHMVVCNKPAGLTVHPCPSCPEQTLVQRLLGRFPQLGRIEGQRPGIVHRLDKDTSGILLVALTEQDRLVLSEAFAQREVHKEYLALVSGRPPAAGECREPIGRHPTAKVKMAVVPESRGGRVAHTEWKTLWTAPDKRFSLLAVRIHTGRTHQIRVHMTHLGHPLLGDRLYAPKAVQALAPRQMLHAWRISFIHPATGNLMNFACPPPDDMLMAALQGCRRMRRVVVTGNPGSGKSAFSQCLADMAVPVFSADATVAALYSPRGEAAQWIGQIGGNALLTPTGAVDKTALLEAMRANPVLRREVENMVHSLTHKALETFWIQQESLGVPLAVAEVPLYFETDWQNSFSPAPHVVGVRCAMPLRAQRIEANRGWTQDKLEAIEGWQWAQDRKMAACNTVVDNEGSLESLCAQAQEFLTSMRTQDQKDEQALALHLARLWQ; this is encoded by the coding sequence GTGACAGAACTGCGCCATACAACAACCGCCGACGATGCCGGCCAGCGGCTAGATCGCGTGCTGCATCAGGTTGCCTCCGAGATGTCGCGGGCAGCGTTACAAAAAGCCGTTCAGGCTGGGCACTGCCAGGTGGACGGTCTGCCGGAAACCCGCGTAAATGCCAAAATGCGGGCCGGGCAGACCATCACGTTGCGCCTACCGGAAACCGCCACGACCTTGCAGGCGGAGGAAGGACACCTCGAGCTACTCTGGCAGGACGAACACATGGTTGTGTGCAACAAGCCTGCGGGCCTGACGGTGCACCCCTGCCCTTCCTGCCCGGAGCAAACCCTGGTGCAACGCCTGCTGGGGCGGTTTCCGCAACTGGGCAGGATCGAAGGCCAGCGCCCCGGCATAGTGCATCGGCTGGACAAAGACACGAGCGGCATCCTGCTGGTGGCCCTGACAGAGCAGGATCGCCTTGTACTCAGCGAGGCCTTTGCCCAGAGGGAAGTACACAAGGAATATCTGGCCCTAGTGAGCGGCAGGCCGCCCGCAGCGGGCGAATGCCGCGAACCCATTGGCCGCCACCCCACGGCCAAGGTGAAGATGGCCGTTGTGCCGGAATCGCGCGGCGGGCGCGTAGCCCATACGGAATGGAAAACCCTGTGGACAGCTCCGGACAAGCGCTTCTCCTTGCTTGCCGTGCGCATCCATACCGGGCGTACGCATCAGATACGCGTGCACATGACCCACCTTGGGCACCCCCTGCTTGGCGACAGGCTCTATGCGCCCAAGGCGGTACAGGCCCTTGCCCCGCGCCAGATGCTGCACGCGTGGCGCATCAGCTTCATCCACCCGGCCACGGGCAATCTTATGAATTTTGCCTGCCCGCCGCCGGACGACATGCTCATGGCTGCGCTTCAGGGCTGCCGCCGCATGCGCCGCGTGGTGGTAACGGGCAATCCCGGCAGCGGCAAATCAGCCTTTTCCCAATGCCTGGCCGATATGGCCGTGCCTGTCTTCAGCGCCGATGCAACTGTTGCCGCCCTGTACTCCCCCCGAGGGGAGGCTGCGCAATGGATCGGGCAGATCGGCGGCAACGCCCTGCTTACTCCAACAGGTGCTGTGGATAAAACCGCGCTGCTTGAGGCCATGCGCGCCAACCCCGTGTTGCGCCGCGAGGTGGAAAACATGGTGCACAGCCTGACCCACAAGGCGCTGGAAACTTTCTGGATACAGCAGGAATCGCTGGGAGTGCCGCTGGCCGTGGCCGAGGTACCTCTGTATTTTGAAACAGACTGGCAAAACAGCTTTTCACCAGCACCGCACGTTGTCGGGGTGCGCTGCGCCATGCCCCTGCGCGCGCAGCGCATTGAAGCCAATCGTGGCTGGACGCAAGACAAGCTGGAAGCTATCGAAGGCTGGCAATGGGCGCAAGACCGCAAGATGGCCGCCTGCAACACAGTTGTGGATAACGAAGGTTCGCTGGAATCTTTATGCGCCCAGGCCCAGGAATTTTTGACAAGCATGCGCACTCAGGATCAGAAGGATGAACAGGCCCTTGCGCTGCACCTCGCAAGGCTGTGGCAGTAA
- the rfaE1 gene encoding D-glycero-beta-D-manno-heptose-7-phosphate kinase, translating to MNFDGVRILVVGDVMLDHYIAGQVKRISPEAPVPVVSAAKRWSVPGGAANVARNLMRLGVDVAVAGVVGQDAAASDLREALAAEGIADGLAVSPSRRTTCKTRVLAQGQQLLRLDEEVSAPLGAEEADALKKQVLSLLPGRHAVILSDYAKGVLLESASGCNLCQIIIEEARRLGIAVLVDPKGSDWRRYAGAHCVTPNAGEFDAACGLNAGVTLSRPRRETLAGELRSRYGIERLLITRGSKGMALFTPDEAPVYCRAAVREVADVSGAGDTAIATLAACVGKGLPWAESMHLANAAAGVAVGKMGTAPVSIAELNEALREQADNPKLFNVQNLVEKIEEWRRKNETVVFTNGCFDLLHPGHISLIRQSAAQGDHLIVGLNSDASVRRLKGPTRPIQNESSRALLLAALSDVDAIVLFDEDTPFELISALRPDVLVKGSDYTIDNVVGADVVQQGGGRVYLARLVDGCSTTGIVRKIDNQRDVT from the coding sequence ATGAATTTTGACGGAGTACGCATACTGGTTGTGGGCGATGTGATGCTTGATCATTATATTGCAGGCCAGGTCAAAAGGATTTCTCCCGAAGCCCCGGTGCCTGTGGTGTCTGCGGCAAAACGCTGGTCTGTGCCGGGCGGTGCTGCCAACGTGGCGCGCAACCTTATGCGCTTGGGCGTTGATGTAGCTGTGGCTGGCGTAGTGGGGCAGGATGCCGCAGCCAGCGACCTGCGCGAGGCGCTCGCGGCTGAGGGCATAGCAGACGGGCTGGCCGTTTCGCCCAGCCGCCGCACCACCTGCAAGACGCGCGTTCTGGCACAGGGGCAGCAATTGCTGCGCCTTGACGAGGAAGTAAGCGCCCCCCTCGGTGCAGAAGAAGCCGACGCTCTGAAAAAACAGGTTCTTTCCCTGTTACCGGGGCGACATGCGGTTATTCTTTCTGACTACGCCAAGGGCGTGTTGCTTGAATCGGCCAGCGGCTGCAATTTGTGCCAGATAATCATTGAAGAAGCCCGCCGCCTTGGCATCGCCGTGCTGGTTGATCCCAAGGGCAGCGACTGGCGACGCTACGCCGGAGCGCACTGCGTTACCCCCAATGCCGGGGAATTTGACGCAGCCTGCGGACTGAACGCTGGCGTAACGCTCAGCAGACCCCGCCGCGAAACCCTTGCCGGGGAACTGCGCTCCCGCTACGGCATTGAGCGCCTGCTCATAACACGGGGCTCAAAGGGCATGGCCCTGTTTACTCCTGACGAAGCACCTGTTTACTGCCGCGCCGCCGTGCGCGAAGTGGCCGATGTTTCCGGCGCAGGCGATACCGCTATTGCCACTCTGGCAGCATGCGTGGGCAAAGGCCTGCCCTGGGCCGAAAGCATGCACCTTGCCAATGCGGCGGCTGGGGTCGCCGTGGGTAAAATGGGCACTGCGCCGGTGTCTATTGCAGAGCTTAACGAGGCGCTTCGCGAACAGGCCGACAATCCCAAGCTTTTTAACGTTCAGAATCTTGTGGAAAAAATTGAGGAATGGCGCAGAAAAAACGAAACTGTGGTTTTTACCAACGGTTGCTTTGATCTGCTGCATCCTGGCCATATTTCCCTTATCCGGCAGAGCGCCGCTCAGGGCGACCACCTGATTGTGGGGCTCAACAGCGATGCCTCTGTGCGCCGCCTTAAGGGGCCGACCCGTCCCATCCAGAACGAAAGCAGCCGCGCCTTGCTGCTGGCTGCTTTGTCAGACGTGGACGCCATTGTGCTTTTTGACGAAGATACTCCGTTTGAACTCATCTCGGCCCTGCGGCCCGATGTGCTCGTGAAAGGCAGCGACTATACCATTGACAATGTGGTCGGGGCCGATGTTGTGCAGCAGGGGGGCGGCAGGGTCTATCTTGCCCGCCTGGTAGACGGTTGCAGCACCACTGGCATAGTGCGCAAAATCGACAACCAGCGGGATGTCACCTAG
- a CDS encoding bacterioferritin: MAENRESRKAKVIEVLNKARAMELFAIHQYMNQHYNLDDMDYGELAANMKLIAIDEMRHAENFAERIKELGGEPTTQKDGKIVTGQEVTAIYEADANQEEATIEAYSGFLAICKDAGDIVSARLFERIIDEEQAHLTYYDNIDGHIKKLGDTYLAKIAGTPSTTGPASKGFVTATPAAG; the protein is encoded by the coding sequence ATGGCTGAAAACAGGGAAAGCCGGAAGGCTAAAGTCATAGAAGTACTGAACAAGGCGCGCGCCATGGAGCTGTTCGCCATCCATCAGTATATGAACCAGCACTATAATCTGGATGATATGGATTATGGCGAGCTTGCTGCCAACATGAAGCTTATCGCCATTGACGAAATGCGACATGCCGAAAATTTTGCCGAACGCATCAAGGAACTGGGCGGTGAGCCCACTACCCAGAAAGACGGCAAGATTGTTACCGGGCAGGAAGTGACCGCTATCTACGAGGCTGACGCCAATCAGGAAGAAGCCACCATCGAAGCTTACAGCGGTTTTCTCGCTATCTGTAAGGATGCGGGCGACATTGTTTCTGCCCGTCTCTTTGAACGGATCATTGACGAAGAACAGGCCCACCTGACCTATTACGACAATATTGACGGGCATATCAAAAAACTTGGCGACACTTACCTTGCCAAGATTGCCGGTACGCCTTCCACCACTGGCCCGGCCAGCAAGGGCTTTGTGACCGCAACGCCCGCAGCGGGCTAA
- a CDS encoding PhzF family phenazine biosynthesis protein, which produces MQYYHANVFCKEPMTGNGLTVFITKAFPENAVMQQIAREFRQFETIFLVRRGDAAFDARIFTVEEELDFAGHPVLGAAAVVQHEFFQDSSSTVLFNLNSKQVSVFCTAQDDSYDCCMDQGPADFICAPEPEAYAHYLQPLNLATNHIAAGFPLEVVSTGLPYLLVPIASGLEQARILVTNYESRLAQIGAKFAYVFDVNAVEGRTWDNAGMVEDVATGSAAGPVGAYLYKHNRFSPAQEILLRQGRFAGRDSKISIRRDKASGNMLVSGQVRLLVRGECLLGM; this is translated from the coding sequence GTGCAGTATTATCACGCAAACGTGTTTTGCAAAGAACCCATGACCGGCAACGGGCTGACTGTTTTTATTACCAAGGCCTTTCCTGAGAACGCAGTCATGCAGCAAATCGCCAGGGAATTCAGGCAATTTGAAACAATATTCCTTGTGCGGCGCGGCGATGCCGCTTTTGACGCGCGCATCTTTACAGTTGAGGAAGAACTGGATTTCGCCGGGCATCCAGTTCTGGGCGCAGCAGCGGTTGTGCAGCACGAATTTTTTCAGGACTCCTCCAGCACGGTTCTGTTCAACCTGAACAGCAAGCAGGTCTCTGTTTTTTGCACGGCGCAGGACGATTCTTATGACTGCTGTATGGATCAAGGGCCAGCGGACTTCATCTGCGCCCCGGAGCCGGAAGCGTACGCTCACTATTTGCAGCCGCTGAATCTGGCCACGAACCATATTGCCGCCGGATTTCCCCTGGAGGTTGTTTCAACTGGACTGCCCTACCTTCTGGTACCCATTGCCTCAGGCCTGGAGCAGGCACGCATCCTCGTGACGAATTACGAATCGCGACTTGCACAGATCGGCGCAAAATTCGCCTATGTTTTTGACGTCAACGCGGTAGAAGGCAGAACCTGGGACAATGCAGGTATGGTGGAGGACGTTGCCACTGGCAGCGCCGCTGGGCCGGTAGGGGCCTATCTGTACAAGCACAACAGATTTTCTCCCGCGCAGGAAATACTTCTCCGGCAGGGGCGTTTTGCAGGCCGCGACTCAAAAATCAGCATCCGCAGGGACAAAGCCAGCGGCAACATGCTGGTGAGCGGTCAGGTCCGTCTGCTCGTTCGCGGGGAATGTCTTCTGGGCATGTAA
- a CDS encoding ATP-binding protein: MSDAQQPHQGNLANPLVLALEISSSALLHVSKEPFLRAAMASIGESLHCEQVSLVEFDDEQWSAPVVWRSSIRSATGDMPAATLNDMSPVLGMFKEGKSLCVADTSAMPEGPQKALFLSRGITSAICVPIAHDGQLFGGICLLRHRYRGQWSIEHSSLCHLLGSILAITLTHFRLYGQLQRKHRQLHDILDAFTDPVCIVDMETYKILFVNNSVEETYPRKDGTLSNICYKRLMGRDTPCPFCTNAIIAASSEPYQWTYENKTTRRTYTVVDKAIKWDNDKTVRLSISRDVTDLLQTQHEKQDAVVASQAKSEFLAHMSHEIRTPMNGIIGLTHLALQSNPSDEQKNYLQKIRTSATNLLAIINDILDLSKIEANKMVLEDANYPLEDVLEFVHTSLRFPIEQKGLEYECKLGDDVPLKLWGDSLRLKQVLLNLMNNAVKFTAEGRITLRIDRELSGDKDSLHFRIADTGMGISREYQQHLFDPYTQANASISRRFGGTGLGLSICKRIAELMHGALWCESELGKGSTFHLSIPCTAARNIYCPQEQAVVTAEPLDGAAECSILVAEDNEINVEVLRAMLRQLGFECDVAPNGKEALRMAMETPYDIVLMDVNMPVMDGLTATRELRQMLPGNDEQKVLPIIALTAATLPDNIAEIINAGMNDHIGKPFSMATLRNKLAKWLKLH, translated from the coding sequence ATGTCAGACGCACAACAGCCGCATCAGGGCAATCTAGCCAATCCTCTGGTGCTGGCCTTGGAAATATCAAGTTCAGCCCTTCTGCACGTCAGCAAAGAGCCTTTTCTCAGAGCAGCCATGGCCAGTATTGGCGAATCCTTGCACTGTGAGCAGGTGTCTCTTGTGGAATTTGACGATGAGCAGTGGTCTGCCCCTGTAGTCTGGCGGTCGAGCATTCGCAGTGCAACTGGTGATATGCCTGCGGCAACGCTCAACGACATGTCGCCGGTGCTGGGCATGTTTAAAGAGGGCAAAAGCCTGTGTGTTGCTGATACCTCGGCCATGCCTGAAGGCCCGCAAAAAGCCCTGTTTCTCTCCCGTGGAATCACATCGGCAATCTGCGTGCCCATCGCCCATGATGGCCAGCTTTTTGGCGGCATCTGCCTTTTACGGCACCGCTATCGCGGTCAATGGTCCATTGAGCATTCCAGCCTTTGCCATCTTTTGGGCAGCATCCTAGCCATCACCTTGACGCATTTTCGTCTTTACGGGCAGTTGCAGCGCAAGCACAGACAACTGCACGATATTCTCGATGCTTTCACTGATCCTGTCTGCATTGTTGACATGGAGACGTACAAGATCCTTTTCGTCAACAACAGTGTTGAAGAAACATATCCGCGCAAAGACGGCACGTTGTCCAACATCTGCTACAAAAGGCTCATGGGGCGGGATACGCCCTGCCCCTTTTGCACCAATGCCATAATTGCCGCCTCCAGCGAGCCCTATCAGTGGACGTATGAAAACAAGACCACCAGGCGCACCTATACGGTGGTGGACAAGGCCATCAAGTGGGACAACGATAAAACGGTTCGCCTCAGCATTTCACGCGATGTGACGGATCTGCTGCAAACCCAGCACGAAAAACAGGATGCCGTGGTGGCCTCGCAGGCCAAAAGCGAATTTCTGGCGCATATGAGTCATGAAATCCGCACTCCCATGAACGGCATTATCGGCCTCACCCATCTGGCCCTGCAATCCAATCCCAGCGACGAGCAGAAAAACTATCTGCAAAAAATCCGCACTTCCGCCACAAACCTGCTGGCCATAATCAACGATATTCTGGATCTTTCCAAAATCGAAGCCAACAAGATGGTGCTGGAAGACGCCAACTATCCGCTGGAAGACGTGCTAGAATTCGTGCACACATCGCTGCGCTTCCCCATTGAGCAGAAGGGGCTTGAGTATGAATGCAAACTTGGCGACGATGTGCCGTTGAAGCTCTGGGGCGACAGCCTGCGCCTCAAGCAGGTCTTGCTCAACCTCATGAACAATGCCGTCAAATTCACTGCCGAAGGGCGCATAACCCTGCGAATTGACCGCGAGCTTTCTGGCGACAAAGACAGCCTGCACTTCAGAATTGCAGATACTGGCATGGGCATCAGCCGCGAATACCAGCAGCACCTTTTTGATCCCTATACCCAGGCCAATGCGAGCATCAGCCGCCGCTTCGGCGGCACGGGCCTCGGGCTGAGCATCTGCAAGCGCATTGCGGAGCTCATGCACGGCGCGCTGTGGTGCGAGAGTGAACTGGGCAAGGGCTCCACCTTCCACCTGAGCATCCCCTGCACCGCTGCCCGCAATATCTATTGCCCGCAGGAGCAGGCAGTTGTCACGGCAGAGCCGCTGGACGGAGCGGCGGAGTGCAGCATTCTGGTGGCGGAAGACAACGAAATCAACGTGGAAGTATTGCGCGCCATGCTACGCCAGCTGGGCTTTGAATGCGATGTTGCGCCCAACGGCAAGGAAGCCCTGCGCATGGCCATGGAAACCCCATATGATATTGTGCTGATGGACGTTAACATGCCCGTCATGGACGGTCTGACCGCCACACGCGAACTGCGGCAGATGCTGCCGGGAAATGACGAACAAAAAGTCCTGCCCATCATTGCCCTCACCGCCGCGACCTTACCTGACAACATCGCCGAAATCATCAACGCGGGTATGAACGATCACATTGGCAAGCCCTTCAGCATGGCTACCCTGCGCAATAAACTCGCCAAATGGCTTAAGCTGCACTGA
- a CDS encoding glucokinase translates to MQRIFAADIGGTNARFALFTEYEGNLTLMSAVWAKSADLGNAHDVLQAMQQLLQYPFSAGDSLVIALAGPVKGLRGRLTNGQLRIDLDGVAQQYSLACCLVLNDFSAQAFATLTPCGTAATVVRSSTRSIEQSRETRAVLGAGTGLGAAMLVSSDGPDSAGSWLAVPSEAGHTAFAFVGPEEQAYQAFLARELGRDYPTAENVLSGEGLSVLHYYLSGQFFYPPAVGAEALSHETPTLLWYARFWGRFCRQWILTTICHGGLWIAGGIAAKNPLCLTHPAFLQELGLVPDIGGIAASVPIYLIADGNSGLWGAACAAVEHSCHMPQAEKSPE, encoded by the coding sequence ATGCAACGCATTTTCGCAGCAGATATAGGTGGAACCAACGCAAGATTTGCCCTGTTCACAGAATACGAGGGCAACCTCACGCTGATGTCTGCGGTGTGGGCAAAATCGGCTGATCTGGGCAATGCCCATGATGTGCTGCAAGCCATGCAGCAGCTTTTACAATATCCATTTTCTGCGGGTGATTCCCTCGTCATTGCGCTTGCCGGGCCTGTGAAGGGCCTGCGCGGCAGACTCACCAACGGGCAGTTGCGTATTGATCTTGATGGCGTAGCGCAGCAGTACAGCCTGGCCTGCTGCCTGGTGCTCAACGATTTCAGCGCACAGGCCTTCGCCACGCTGACGCCCTGCGGTACAGCGGCCACAGTTGTACGCAGCAGCACACGATCCATTGAGCAATCCAGAGAGACCCGGGCCGTGCTTGGCGCTGGCACAGGCCTTGGCGCTGCCATGCTGGTAAGCTCGGACGGGCCTGACTCTGCCGGAAGCTGGCTGGCCGTGCCCTCTGAGGCCGGGCATACGGCCTTTGCTTTTGTGGGGCCGGAAGAACAGGCCTATCAGGCCTTCCTAGCCCGTGAACTGGGACGCGATTACCCCACGGCGGAAAATGTGCTTTCCGGCGAAGGGCTCTCCGTGCTGCACTACTATCTTTCGGGCCAGTTTTTTTATCCTCCCGCCGTGGGCGCTGAGGCCCTGTCGCACGAAACGCCCACGCTGTTGTGGTATGCCAGATTTTGGGGCCGTTTTTGCCGTCAGTGGATACTGACCACGATCTGCCATGGCGGGTTGTGGATTGCGGGCGGCATTGCCGCCAAAAATCCCCTGTGCCTGACGCATCCGGCCTTTTTGCAAGAGCTTGGTCTGGTGCCTGATATCGGAGGCATTGCGGCCTCTGTTCCCATTTATCTTATCGCCGATGGAAACAGCGGCCTGTGGGGTGCGGCGTGCGCGGCTGTGGAGCATTCCTGCCACATGCCCCAGGCTGAAAAGAGCCCGGAATAA